A single genomic interval of Spirosoma taeanense harbors:
- a CDS encoding AGE family epimerase/isomerase encodes MLDFQKLSADYQQALLGQVVPFWLKHSLDAPYGGYFDLLSGKGEVIEGDKFVHLQAQQIWAFAWLYNTLDAQPAWLDHARHGATFLSQFAHDDRLNCYAILDRRGRPVAPASDVIPDSFTVMAYAQLHQATAEDEWAMLAKQLFANLLNRHEVDREQQAQAVGDFRKLRYLNEPLAMLRAALGMQPLLDEEFYKATIERILHELLREFLDRRTDTLREFILPEGSFINTPEGRRLNVGLTFQTASALLDLCAESGNRKLAMQVVAWCLRLCEQAWDEATGGLNQYVDMKNQPFIFPDWQQKWAWVQLEAIAALMKGYFQTRHPDCPTWFKRIHDNTFATFVDTRHLGWHLALDQNNHPLLPAKAIPAVGCYSLIRCLAETAQALTRCGQLQPLGRHIRVGASPLS; translated from the coding sequence ATGCTTGATTTCCAGAAACTTTCTGCCGATTACCAGCAGGCTCTGCTGGGTCAGGTAGTACCGTTTTGGCTCAAGCACAGTCTGGATGCGCCCTATGGCGGGTACTTTGATCTGTTGTCCGGCAAGGGCGAAGTGATTGAAGGAGACAAGTTTGTTCATTTACAGGCGCAGCAGATCTGGGCCTTTGCCTGGCTATACAATACGCTCGATGCCCAGCCCGCCTGGCTCGACCACGCCCGGCATGGGGCAACGTTTCTGAGTCAGTTTGCTCATGACGACCGGTTGAATTGCTATGCTATTCTGGATCGTCGGGGCCGGCCGGTAGCGCCTGCTTCCGACGTAATACCCGATAGCTTTACAGTAATGGCTTATGCGCAGCTTCATCAAGCTACGGCGGAGGACGAATGGGCCATGCTGGCTAAGCAATTGTTTGCAAACCTGCTGAACCGGCACGAGGTTGATCGTGAGCAGCAGGCTCAGGCCGTTGGTGACTTTAGGAAACTACGTTACCTGAATGAGCCCCTGGCCATGTTGAGAGCGGCATTAGGCATGCAGCCGTTGCTCGATGAAGAATTCTATAAGGCAACAATAGAGCGGATACTGCACGAACTATTACGCGAGTTTCTGGATCGGCGAACGGATACGTTGCGGGAGTTTATCTTACCAGAGGGCTCCTTTATCAACACACCAGAGGGCCGCCGGTTAAATGTCGGGCTAACATTTCAGACGGCCAGCGCGCTGCTTGACCTCTGCGCCGAAAGCGGGAATCGGAAACTGGCGATGCAGGTAGTAGCCTGGTGTCTGCGTCTGTGCGAACAGGCCTGGGATGAAGCGACAGGGGGCCTCAATCAGTACGTAGACATGAAAAACCAGCCGTTTATCTTCCCCGACTGGCAGCAGAAGTGGGCCTGGGTGCAACTGGAAGCGATTGCCGCCCTAATGAAAGGGTATTTCCAGACGCGTCACCCCGATTGTCCAACCTGGTTTAAGCGGATACATGACAACACATTCGCGACTTTTGTCGATACCAGGCATCTGGGCTGGCATCTGGCACTTGATCAGAATAACCACCCTCTTTTACCCGCTAAAGCCATTCCAGCGGTCGGCTGTTATTCCTTAATCCGCTGTCTGGCCGAGACGGCTCAGGCCTTAACCCGCTGCGGGCAGTTACAACCGCTCGGTCGCCATATTCGGGTAGGTGCTTCGCCTTTATCCTGA
- the murQ gene encoding N-acetylmuramic acid 6-phosphate etherase, which produces MITETASYYDHLEQMSVHDLLTNINKEDQTVPLAVEKAIPQIEALVTEIVKRMKNGGRLFYIGAGTSGRLGVVDASECPPTYGVPHDLVIGLMAGGDGAIRKAVEFAEDDAQQAWQDMAPYEPDEDDTVIGIAASGRTPYVIGGLQQARAAGLLTGCIVCNNGSAVAQAAEFPVEVVVGPEFVTGSTRMKAGTAQKLVLNMISTSVMIQLGRVKGNKMVDMQLTNIKLQDRAAKMVMSEIGVSREEAEKLLAKYGNVRGAIEGFTQAGQ; this is translated from the coding sequence ATGATAACCGAAACTGCATCCTATTACGATCATTTAGAGCAGATGTCTGTTCACGATCTGCTAACGAATATTAATAAAGAGGATCAAACCGTTCCTCTGGCAGTTGAAAAAGCCATTCCACAAATTGAAGCGCTGGTTACGGAGATTGTTAAGCGCATGAAAAACGGAGGACGCTTATTTTATATCGGGGCTGGTACTAGTGGCCGATTAGGGGTTGTGGACGCATCAGAGTGCCCACCTACCTATGGTGTTCCACATGATCTGGTTATTGGCTTAATGGCCGGGGGCGATGGTGCCATCCGAAAAGCCGTCGAGTTCGCTGAAGATGATGCCCAACAAGCTTGGCAGGATATGGCTCCTTACGAACCCGATGAAGATGACACCGTAATTGGGATTGCCGCGTCGGGTCGCACGCCTTACGTAATTGGCGGCTTGCAGCAGGCTCGGGCGGCTGGTCTCCTGACGGGGTGTATTGTCTGCAATAACGGATCGGCGGTAGCGCAGGCAGCTGAGTTTCCGGTTGAGGTAGTCGTTGGACCGGAGTTCGTTACGGGCAGTACCCGGATGAAGGCTGGCACCGCCCAGAAGCTCGTGCTGAACATGATTTCTACCTCCGTGATGATTCAACTGGGCCGGGTGAAAGGGAATAAAATGGTGGATATGCAGTTGACGAATATCAAATTGCAGGACCGGGCGGCTAAGATGGTTATGAGCGAAATTGGCGTTAGTCGAGAGGAAGCCGAGAAACTGCTAGCGAAATACGGCAACGTGCGGGGAGCGATTGAAGGATTTACCCAGGCAGGCCAGTAA